From Colias croceus chromosome Z, ilColCroc2.1:
aaagtgtatcgataacgaggtcatcataaatgattactaacaagctgatttttttgttttcacttagttaatgtttatataattcaacagacatattattgtcctacaaattgcgaaataaatatttgagaaccatcaaatcaaaaaattttatccttgttatctctgttagctaccacaatcgagagtttcgtacacgaaattattcggtgtatcatcaaaataaagctacaaacggaaaatcagcttgatagtagtcacttgcaaaaatgggcgatgtatcctgaactataagttatacatttttaatctCAACCGGCGACGCGACACGTCTCGAAAAGTAGGTAGTGAACGTCGTCACAGGTTGACGGACATGAAGTCTTGATAAAGATTGAAACATCTGATAATAAAACCGAGTGTTATATAAATGGCCTTTGAGAACTAACAATTTAGATAATCGACATTGTAAGAGCTTAGTTTTGCAAGATTGCTTTATTTTGATCTTTTCTGTCTGAAGAAAAATTTTCTTCACAcctaaaaagaaaaacagttCACAGatcttttcattttaaaatattaagtttgttGCGTAACTCGTGTTTACATAGAAAACGTAATAGCAGTGACAAAGCCTTTGAAATTCAAAGTAGCGTGTGTCGATCATCAAATTGCAATATAAGGGGCACAATctactttatataaattgttgaTCCCTTTGACGGCTTACGTATGAAATTGCATAAAGCAATATCTTTTCTAAACGATACCTGGAAAATAGAAAAACAGGATCAGATTTATCGATATTATAACTTTGATCCACATATATGGCCGTCAGTTTCTTTAATGCATTTAACGATTAAGATTTGTAGAAACtagtaattattgtaattattaccGTTGCGTTTGTCTGGTTTCTAAGTAGGCTAGAAATAAATCTATGTAATGCAGTTACATACATCTGTTACCAAGCTATAATTAATGAGTCAATTTGTAGAAGATTCTAGCCCCTCCTCCTTAATCGAAAATATCGGTTCACACATGGGTATCGTAGAACATTTAAACTGCTTGGAAAcgcaaatacaaatattagcATATCTACTAATAAATGAggtaattcaatattattgtttcaggattaatgtataatgcataaaatatgtacatatattttacagttttatcACATAATTCGGAGGCTCAATTATGGTCAGtggttacaataataaaaaataaacattacaatacGTAAAGCAGATAGTGTTTAAATGAGCATTCACAAATAGTTCACGTTAGCAAACAATTAATGAATACgcacgaaaaaatattttcaatttgaaCACGGCACCGCTGTTGAAAATGCGTCCAATAAGCGCTTGGTGGTGCATGCTGGTGCATCGCATGTGATTTATTTCGCCGTCCGCCGTGACGAAGCCATATCAAAGCTACCACGTTACGTGAACATAACAATGTGTTGTCGAAATGCGCATCACGAAGGTGTATTTCCTCGTCTAGACAAAAGGAATACTCCACATTGTCCCATGATCGATCTGTCCATATTCCGCTCCAATGCGTTTCATTAAAGAACACATTAGTGATATAATGGGTAACACATTATACCCGTACAAGATAACTAGATGGGCGAATTTTCATAACTAACACTTCATTTTGATAGTTATAAACACTTATGCTTGTgctgataattaattttagcgAAGATGAAATTAAGccgattaatttttattggaaCACAAATGAACATGTGACGCGTATGAATGGGTTGGTGCTCAATcgagaataaaataaagtattttgttGTCGAAAGCCGCTCGACCAATATGCAATGAAATTTACTCTTGGACCAGTCGTGTGAAAGATTTTGATTGGAAATTCGATTTGAGGTTGTTGAACTACTCAAAATGCAAAATACTTGGAATCAAACTGTAACTATCATGTTGCTTTTCCTGTTGCATGCTCGCTCACCAGTTTGGTTTGTGTAAACgtatttctataattattgtacccGGAACCTACCTTGCCATTTTCCTTTCAAGTTTAAGAATATTCAGTTGAATATAGACATGTTgcgttatattttgtataaacatAAGTTCAAAGAATAACATAATGATTTTTGTTCTTCCCGAGTCATGTGAGTAGGTAATGTTAATTGTGAAGGAGGGAAATAGTGGAGGATTGTCCTTTGGTTATAGCGCTTCGTTTTTTGTACAAGCTTTTGAAGATAAAATGATATGATGAGGCCTTCTGTAGTAAAATGATTTTCATCTACAGAAGGCCACTCGtataatgtttgttttcattaagtgtataatgtaaaataaataacctgtttgttatattttagcCGAACTGGCTCCGCACAAAAGAATTTTGGGATCGAACCTTTGAGGAGCGGTATGAGAAGATCAAAAACGATAGTCGGCGTCCGAGATTaaaggtaaatattttattatatccatTTACTTCACTTATATTCGACCGGCAACTAGAGacctttttaaatgtaaaatgccGCAGCCACTCGAATGTATTTTCGAGATTATGACCTAACTAGACGGTTGAATGAGCTTCACGCGGACTCACTCCGTTGTTTTTGCTGATAGTATTCATTTCGCAAACAAGAGCTGCATAATAGGCTGGCGATATTAAGCCGAATGTTTTTGTCGTTTCGAGAGCTGAAACCGTTCAAGTGTTGAAAACTGACGAATATCGGAGCTAGGTGCAACGAATTGCAGCAAATCCCACGAACACTTCAAAGCTCGTGGCGATATCGTAGGTGTCGTCAGATAAAGGACAATTGAATTACTGATGCACTCCACTGTAGAGTGTTGCGTCTCTGTTGCGGGCTGCGCGCTGCGGCCCCTATCGCTGTGACGTTTATCCAATAAACTTCCATCACCCAGTCATTTCTGTACCATTAATAGGTGCTAAGTGACTATATGCTGTTAGAGTTGTAAATAAGAATGGCAATGTATCCTAAAAGCGTAGTAATTGACTGTTATTTCTGGAAGTAATAACGTCGAGTAAAATGAGTTTGATTAAAAATCACTCGAATACAATTTtagtatgtttataaattatatatttattaccacTTTAACAGGTATTTGTTGTGCCTCACTCGCACAATGATCCCGGTTGGCTGAATACGTTCGAGCAATACTTCGAAACAAAGACGAAAAACATACTCAATAATATCGTCACGAAACTAAATCAGTATCCCAACATGACGTTTATATGGACTGAGATATCTTTTTTGAATGCGTGGTGGGAACGCTCCCATCCCGTCAAACAAAAGGTAAGTTTGTGTGTGTGCTGAGAGACTTAAcattaatgaatatatttttactaattatGTTTTCAGTAGACTGTTAATAGACgataatatataaagaaaGATCTGTTTTATCAACTATGTTTTTGGACGTGGTAGTGACATTCCAAAGAACCTCTAATTGTTTGTATTAAGCTGTTAATGAAACATTTAGATAGTAAGAAAAGTATACAATATGTCTGCTACATCactattatcaaaatattcatttacatCCCACATAAGTCATAACTAATACGTTTAGAAGCAATCCGCTAGACGAATTCGCAATCGCGTTATTAGACTCGCTCGTATgctttaattaattgaacTGTTGTCGAGTTAGCAGCTTGTTCCATtgaaatttcatcaattttatttttggctGTAAAACATTCCCCAAACAATGTGAAGTATTCGAAACATTTAGTTAACGTTAATGCAAAATGTATGCGACGAATTTATAgcgatttaaaaatattatgtaagaatGTATTATGCAAAGTTTCACGATTGAATTACAGATCGCAacttaaatcaatatttttttatacttaggtactaaagaattttctgaactattttttaacaaaaacgcGTAAGTAAGCAAGGTACCTAATCAAGGTATCAAATTATTTAGAATGATTACATACTTACCCTGGCCACGGTCGCAGACGATAATGACAAGGTATTTAAAACGCAACGGCGCACTTGCAAACTAGTTTCTGTCTGCGAACTATTTAAATGCATTTGAAGtttgatacaaataaaatcaaagTATTGTTCTCAATTGGAGAGGCTTTAAAtgtattctattattttcaactagtttttatttcttaagattatattttcatataaagtCAGGATACATTCTTTATTATAGAATAGCTCCTAATAGCATTTAATCAGCCTTCAATCGAGTTAAACAGTCTCAGTATcaatatatattatgcaacCCATATTACTTGTTCAATTGAATCACAATAACATGTTGCGCTAACATCCCATTCAGTCTGTAATTTCTTATTCGCATACAGTTCAAGAAATACAAGCTTTAATTTAACTTGCATCGTCCGTGTATACGTCATTCCTGTTCAAATGCATTTGCAAAATCCATTTTTCAAGCACTGGCTGACATCTCACTTAACTGAAATTTGGTATACTGTGTAACTGTAgtggaaatatttaaatacaactgTATAGGTTTATTTCTTTGGTACTTATTTTGTACTCGCAACtctaaattcaaatattatgttacaatttatgtaatatgtatcaGTTACCATTGTCGTTCTTTATATAATgggattaaataaaattaattacaaattaataaaattaatttgttttacagGCCTTCAAAAAATTGGTGAAAGAGGGTAGAGTCGAAATCACAACGGGTGGCTGGGTAATGCCTGACGAAGCGTGCACTCATATATACTCATTAATTGATCAGTTCATTGAAGGTATATGTTTGTTAAAACTGTTCTAAATgtgctgttttattttaaaatacttactcctgttttatattttcaggtcACGTTTGGGTCAAAGCCAACCTTGGTGTAACTCCAAAAGTAGGTTGGTCGATAGACCCATTCGGCCACGGAGCTACGGTGCCGTACCTGCTAGACAAAAGCGGCCTAGAAGGTGCTATCATACAAAGGATACATTACGCTTGGAAACAATGGTTCGCGCAAAAACAAATAGAAGAATTTTATTGGATGCCCGGCTTCTCCTCTAATAAACCATCCCTAGTTATTCACAACCAACCCTTTgatatttattctattaagAGCACGTGTGGCCCTCATCCTGCTATTTGCCTAAGTTTTGATTTTAGGAAAATCCCCGGCGAATACTCGGAGTACACGGCGAAACATGAGGACATCACGGAACAAAACTTACACAGTAAGTCAAAAACGCTCATGGAAGAGTACGACCGCATCGGCTCACTCACCACACATAACGTTGTGCTCGTGCCTTTAGGCGACGACTTTAGATACGACTATGGCATTGAATTCGACGCTCAGTACGTcaattatatgaaaatgtttaattacatCAACAAACACAAGGAGATATTTGACGCCGATGTTTCCTTCGGTACACCTGTTGATTACTTCAATGCTGTTAAGGAGAGACACGGCAGCATTCCCACACTACGCGGAGATTTCTTCGTCTACTCGGATATTTTCAGTGAAGGGAAACCGGCTTATTGGTCTGGTTATTATACTACGAGACCTTATATAAAGATTGTTGCGAGGCAGTTCGAACACCACCTCCGGGCGGCGGAGATACTATTTACTCTCGTATCGAATTTCCTTAGGCAATCTAACAAGCACATGTTCGAATCATCGGAGCGAAAACTGGAAAAATATTACGAACAGTTGATCACAGCTCGACGAAATTTAGGCCTTTTCCAACATCATGATGCCATCACTGGAACTTCCAAAGCTAGCGTCATGTATGACTACGGAACGAAACTCTTCACGAGTATTTACCACTGCATTCGCTTGCAAGAAGCCGCCCTCACCACCCTGATGATACCCGATAGTAAACTTCACACACAGAGCATTCTTCAGAGTGAACTGGAATGGGAAACATACGGAAAACAACCTAGAAAAATGCTAGTGACGGTCGTCGATAAAAAGAAAGTCATTCTTTTTAATCCTCTGGCAGAGCAAAGGACTGAAGTCATAACGCTTAGATCAAATACTACTAACGTCCGAGTGTACGATACGCATAACGAAAAATATGTGCAATACCAAATAACGCCCAATATTGATATCCGTGATAACGGGAAATTTGCAATAAGCGACATTAACTTTGATGTAATGTTCGTGGCCACCCTGGAAGGATTTAGCGTAATGACTTACAATCTCGAAGAATACACGAACCATTCCCAGCACTGCGTAGTATTTTGTAACAATTGCACTGAACAAAAATCTGACCCTGACAGAgctaataattttgttattaaaaaaatgatgcCAGGAAATATACAGTTGGAGAACGAGGTTATGAAATTACTCGTCGACCGTAACACTGGCTTTTTAAGACAAGTTTACAGAAAAGATATTCGCAAGAAAAATATCGTGGATATTCAATTTGGTGCATATCAAAGCGCTCAGAGGCATTCTGGGGCTTATTTGTTTATGCCGGATTATGATCCACCCGAGAAAGATGTATTAGGTCAATATACGAAACCGAATAACATGCAAGATGAAAATGTCATTATTGTTTCGGGGCCAATATCTACTGAGATCACCACCATGTATTTGCCTTTCCTAGTACATACGCTTAGAATTTATAACGTGGATGATCATGCACTTTCACATGGTATTTACATGGAGACAATAGTCGATTACGAGAGC
This genomic window contains:
- the LOC123705604 gene encoding alpha-mannosidase 2 gives rise to the protein MRSLRLLRCRPFSTRFLILSFLALAFGIYCYYYTVTPASYPKPSNNNINSDNSVSLKHVREPQSVKLEQCPVVRSSQAEIDTVSIFPTFDFQPNWLRTKEFWDRTFEERYEKIKNDSRRPRLKVFVVPHSHNDPGWLNTFEQYFETKTKNILNNIVTKLNQYPNMTFIWTEISFLNAWWERSHPVKQKAFKKLVKEGRVEITTGGWVMPDEACTHIYSLIDQFIEGHVWVKANLGVTPKVGWSIDPFGHGATVPYLLDKSGLEGAIIQRIHYAWKQWFAQKQIEEFYWMPGFSSNKPSLVIHNQPFDIYSIKSTCGPHPAICLSFDFRKIPGEYSEYTAKHEDITEQNLHSKSKTLMEEYDRIGSLTTHNVVLVPLGDDFRYDYGIEFDAQYVNYMKMFNYINKHKEIFDADVSFGTPVDYFNAVKERHGSIPTLRGDFFVYSDIFSEGKPAYWSGYYTTRPYIKIVARQFEHHLRAAEILFTLVSNFLRQSNKHMFESSERKLEKYYEQLITARRNLGLFQHHDAITGTSKASVMYDYGTKLFTSIYHCIRLQEAALTTLMIPDSKLHTQSILQSELEWETYGKQPRKMLVTVVDKKKVILFNPLAEQRTEVITLRSNTTNVRVYDTHNEKYVQYQITPNIDIRDNGKFAISDINFDVMFVATLEGFSVMTYNLEEYTNHSQHCVVFCNNCTEQKSDPDRANNFVIKKMMPGNIQLENEVMKLLVDRNTGFLRQVYRKDIRKKNIVDIQFGAYQSAQRHSGAYLFMPDYDPPEKDVLGQYTKPNNMQDENVIIVSGPISTEITTMYLPFLVHTLRIYNVDDHALSHGIYMETIVDYESPPKNRDTELYMRIQTNLQNGEVPEFYTDQNGFQYQRRVKVDKLGIEANYYPITTMAWIQDDETRMTLITNHAQGAAAFEPGRLEVMMDRRTLYDDFRGIGEGVVDNKPTVFTNWLLLEPINTKRAKRDTHRQGTGPFQKRRFNTEQKAPVYELPSQTADYLSRTLNYPVNAYVVDTSEVGEIEVKEHQSFLTNFPSGIHVVSMRTITDEVLEQFPSNSCFMVLHRPGFSCDVGNTSPQTNSRFTTETKFNGLIVNNLVSVSLTGLKTYKNLSSLANITLEPMEVKTYRVRF